The following proteins are encoded in a genomic region of Corylus avellana chromosome ca4, CavTom2PMs-1.0:
- the LOC132179975 gene encoding nicotinamidase 1-like — protein MVSPTVDLLKSEIPLEQESVVLSEDVVTGLVLVDIINGFCTVGAGNLAPREANSQISGMINESERLARLFCEKKWPVMAFLDSHHPDKPEEPYPPHCIAGTDESNLVPALRWLENEANVTIRRKDCFDGYLGSTENDGSNVFVDWVKKNQIKAILVVGICTDICVLDFVCSTLSARNLGFLTPLEHVVVYSRGCATFDVPIHVARNTKGALAHPQEFMHHVGLYMAKERGAKIASEVSFEAPKKP, from the exons ATGGTTTCTCCGACAGTTGATCTTCTGAAGAGTGAGATTCCTCTTGAGCAGGAGTCGGTGGTTCTAAGCGAAGATGTTGTCACTGGTCTTGTCCTTGTGGACATCATCAATGGTTTCTGCACTGTCGGTGCTGGAAACCTG GCGCCAAGAGAAGCCAACAGCCAGATTTCAGGAATGATCAATGAATCAGAGAGGCTGGCCAGATTGTTCTGTGAGAAGAAGTGGCCTGTTATGGCGTTTCTTGATTCTCATCATCCTGACAAGCCTGAGGAACCATATCCTCCTCATTGTATTGCAGGCACCGATGAGTCCAATTTGGTTCCtg CTCTGCGATGGTTAGAGAATGAAGCAAATGTAACAATCAGACGCAAAGACTGCTTTGATGGATACTTGGGTTCAACTGAGAATGATGGTTCAAATGTTTTTGTGGACTGGGTGAAGAAGAATCAGATCAAAGCT ATATTGGTTGTAGGGATATGCACAGATATTTGTGTGCTGGACTTCGTTTGCTCTACATTATCAGCAAGAAACCTCGGCTTTCTGACTCCTCTAGAGCATGTTGTGGTGTATTCCCGTGGGTGTGCTACATTTGATGTTCCTATCCACGTTGCCAGAAACACCAAAGGAGCTTTAGCTCATCCCCAG GAGTTCATGCATCATGTTGGCCTGTACATGGCGAAAGAAAGGGGAGCAAAAATAGCAAGTGAAGTGTCATTTGAAGCACCAAAGAAGCCATGA